The following coding sequences are from one Salvia hispanica cultivar TCC Black 2014 chromosome 3, UniMelb_Shisp_WGS_1.0, whole genome shotgun sequence window:
- the LOC125208940 gene encoding uncharacterized protein LOC125208940, whose product MKISNLLEGDSECGIMNKSAKKGRLCVRKYTTLRDIFFANLPEEITIEILQRLPIRSVMTCKCVLKSWRHLIEGDAFGMSYTPKPGQFFVYVDLEMSVGSKEQGRGEALKQLIHALVH is encoded by the exons ATGAAGATCTCTAACCTTTTGGAAGGGGATTCTGAGTGTGGCATAATGAACAAAAGTGCCAAAAAGGGTCGTTTATGTGTAAGAAAATACACGACACTgagagatattttttttgcaaatctACCGGAAGAGATTACGATAGAGATCTTACAAAGACTCCCCATAAGGAGCGTTATGACGTGCAAGTGTGTTCTTAAATCATGGCGCCATCTGATTGAGGGGGATGCCTTTGGGATGTCGTATACTCCGAAACCAGGCCAATTTTTCGTGTATGTTGACTTGGAAATGAG TGTGGGATCTAAG GAACAGGGCCGTGGAGAAGCATTAAAGCAACTGATTCATGCGCTGGTTCATTGA